The Treponema sp. J25 DNA window GCAGGGAGAAATTCCTTCCCGTTCTTATGTCCAGGTGGGTCTTTTTAGCCGCGAGGCAAATGCCCGGGAATTACAGAATAAACTTCAGGGCAGGGGCTTCCCCACTGCCACTATTATTCTGAGGACGATCCAGAATGTACCCTATTGGTCGGTGGTCATTCCAGCAGCACAAGAGGATGTTTCAGCGGTGGTGTTAAAATTAAAAGATGCAGGATACGAGGCCTTTCCTGTCCAACTCCCGTAGTACCTTATTGTTCTATTTTTCTCAATCGCAGGGGGACGAGGTTCATGGTCTGGATTCCCTTACTGGAAAGCTGCACCCGGCTCAATACTAATATGGTCCCCGTTTTCCCTTCTTTCTGTCGTTCTACCTGGTAGACCACTCGAGGGGAAGACCCCGTTTTAGGGTGGAGTTCCAGGAGTTCCGTGGAACCATACTGGAAAAAGAGATATTTGCCTTCCTGGATTTCCTTCCCCTGGGGCCAGAGAAAAGTCCCATCGGCGTTAAAGTGCAGGGAGCCCTCGTTGCCTTCATATTTTTCAGAGACCCACGGTGAAAGGGGCTGGGGAGCTGCTTCTTCATGCTGAGATATTTTTCTGTCGGCGCCGGTCATTTTCTGGTATACTCCATCCCAGCTGTCGGCGACACCAATTTTTATTTTCACATCTTCATAGATCCGGAGGGTAATCGTATCCCCATTTTCAAGATTTACATCGATGAACCTTTTTAAGGTAGTAATAGAGATATTTTGACAGGTAATGTAAAGGCCATAGCGGGTAGGGGATGAATTGGTCCAACTGTATACTTCCTGGGTGCCCTCGGAGTAAAAGATGATTTCTCGACGTTCCGGGTCAAAGTATATGGAGCGTCGACCACTGGTGGCGGATTGTACCGAATACCATAGGCCCTGCAGGAAAGCCTCTACCTTCCCTGGTGTCCCATCCACAAGGTTGCGTAGTTGGCGTTGAACCACCGATTTTCGTTCAATTCGATTTGTCCCTACTCGGACGTACTGACCACTGGAGGGATCCCAGTTATAGATTACTTCGATTTGATCCAGAATATTACTCGATTCCAGGTCCCGGCTCAGGGTGGAAATAGGGAAGCTAGGAGCCCGGGTCAGCCCCATCTCATAGGCTTCGGTGCGTTCGGACTCTTTGATCACGATGGAACCATCCACTGCCAGTTCTGCGATTTTACTAAAAGCGACAGGGGAATTCTTCTCTTTTTTATGGAATACCGTGATGGTCTGTTCCCCCCGGTCGTTGAGTCCCGTTAGAATAGCACAGATGCTCCGATCTCCCAGGAGATCTTTCGTAAAAAGGCGGAGGGTTTGGGGCCTGGTAATGATCGTTGGACTAGACCAGACCTTTTCATAATTTCCGTTGGTTTCGTTAAAATCGATGTACATGAGGTACACCCGGTTTTCGGCATCCCCATTCTTCCGATACGCTACAAGCTGTTCTTCGCTCGGGTCCCCATCGAAATCCTGGGTAAGTACCGATAGGGGAAGTTCTGTAGGAGAGAGGGCTATTTTTACGTTATTGGAGTCTTCAAAGGCAAGTTGTTCCGTGTCTACCGTATTGGCACTGAGAAACTTTTCTGAATCGATGCGGGGGGTGATAACCTTCCCTGTCTGAGAAGGGGAAGGGCCGGATATCTCTTTTTCAGAACCGGTGAGAGCAAAAAATACTACCAGTGCCGCTGTAAAGGCAAAGAAAACCAGGATCACCGAGGTGCCACGGAAGTGTTTCATAAAAATGCCTGCCCATCTTGACAAGAACTATCCCTTAAAAAGGGGCAGTACCCTTTGTAGCACCTTTTGCCGGGTTTCTTCAAGATTATCGGAGCTCTTAAAACCCGCCGCATTTTTATGGCCCCCACCTCCGAATCCCTGGGCGATGCTTGCCACGTTGATAGCCCCTTTAGAACGGAAGGAACAGCGGATTACCCCATCCAGGTTTTGTTTGATAAAAATCGAAACTTCTATATCCCGACTTTTGAGGGGAAGGTTGATAAAATGTTCCGCATCTTCATAGGCGGCTCCCGTTTCCAGAAGATCCTCCTTGGTCATATATTGAAGGGCCACATGTCCATCTCCCTGAATTTCCAGGGTGGAAAGCACTTTTTTCTGGAGGAGGAGGGCCCCAATCGAAGCGGTTTCATATAGAGCCTGATACACCTCAGAAGGAACCGCCCCGGCCTCCACCAGAAAGAGGGCTGTTTTAAAAGTTCTGCTTGTGGTTTTAGGATAAATGAAGGAGCCTGTATCATATACGAGGCCCGCATAGGCCGCCATAGCCCCTACCCGAGAAATAGGAACGTTATAGAGACGCACGAGATCGGTGATGATTTCGCTTGTAGCAGCGGCATCGGTGTCGCTATATACCGGAAGCTGGGTAAGAGGGCTTGGTTCATGGTGGTCAATGATGAAAAAATTTTCCATTTTCTGGAAAAGAACTTCCTGAATGGGGCCTATGTTGTATTCGTCAGAGGTATCTACAATACAAACCCCTGTTTTTTCGGAAGGGAAGGGGGGTACCCCTTCCTTAAAAGCTTTGATATGACCCTCCGGATCCATGAAAAGGTACCGTTCAGGGATGGGATCTGAGTTAAGGATCCATACTTCTTTTTCCAGGGAACTCAGCAACTCCCGTAAAAGGAGTTCTGCCCCGAGCCCATCCGCATCGGGACTCGCATGGGTAGTAATAATAAAGTGGGAAAAGCGATGGATGAAGTCCTGTAACTGCTGTGTATCCGCTTCCATGATTAAACCTGTAATCCCCTTACGGTTGGTGCTGGCGAGACAAAAGGAACCGGGCATACTCCTGAGTGGCCTGACGGGCTTTCTCCCCCGTTTGTTCAGAAAGGATAACCAGTTTCCACCCCGGGTGATCTTCCACCACCGAGTATTGCAGGTACCTCTGGAGCTGAGCTTCGGTGCTATGAGTACGATTCCCGCCGCTGGTGCCCATAATCAGAATGGTAAACACCACATCATCTTCTCGTTGATAGTATTTTCGGAAGAACTGGCGACTTATTTCGAGGGCCGCCCGATAGTTAGCCTCTTCTGGCCGGGGCTGGATCGAATCGAGGAGATTGAAAATTTTGCTAAGATCCTCTTGAGAGGTAAGGGAAACTTCCCCGATTGATTGGGGGGATGCCGTAATAGGGGTTATGCCGATACGATCGCCAGGCACGCCGATTTCTTTAAGAAATCCTTTTAAGAACGCTATCATTGGGCCAAAGGAGTTTCCCATCGCTGGCGAGGTATCAATAAGGAACATGATGCGCACATTCTTTGTTCGGCTATCCTCCGCAAGAAGACGGATAGGAAAGAGTATCGAGAGGCAAAAAAGACCCCAAAAGCAGCCTGCAAAGGCCTTGTACCACCATTTTCTTCTCATATGCACCTACTATACCACAAATTTGCTTATAGTTTACACCAAAAAATAAAAAAACGCTTTACATTTTTCGAAGAATGTTGATAATCTAGTACATAAGGAATGTTACAACGGAATCACCGTTAATAAGGAGTCAGGATATGGGAGCCATTGACCTGCCCAAGAGCCCTAACGTGTTTCATCCGGAAAAGCCGAGTGCTGTCGGTTCACGGAACTCGCTGGCCCAGGAGTACCGGGACCAACAGAAAGAAGTGAACCAACTCCTCGAAGAGGAAACGAATAAAGTTCTCCATCACCTTCAGGCAAAGCTGCCGAAGGAGGTGCTCGAGCGGTTGGACGTGATGGGTGGTTTGAAGGAGAAGTTGTACAACTACTTCAACCAGAACTATCAGAACATGTTTAACCGGTACATCGTGACCGCCGAAGACGAGATGGTCAAGAAGATCCGGAATTATATCGACAAGGAAGAAACCAAGGTCCTTGCTCGATATACCCCCAAGGAAATTGCGGATCTCCTTGACCAGGTTGGTGGGGCCGACAAGTTCAACACCGGTGAAATTGAAAAATCCATCGTGAACATGTATGGTCACCTGCAGGGACACATCCAGCGGGGAGTGAACGACCTGGAAAACCTTACGAACAGCCTGTTGCGGCAAAAGACCGACGTAGGGGCCTTTATCCGGGGCGAAAATGCCTACTCGGTAGTAAAGTGCGCCTTCAAAGACAATATCACCAAGCCAAAGACGGTCTGCGATGTAAAGCTATCGGTGAACATCCTGGATTCGGAACTTATTAGCCCTATTTTCCACTATCAGGTCACCGTAGAGTACCTCATTAAGGATCTCCTTTCCAAACACATCATGGACTGCATCGATAAGGAGATCGAAAAACTCAAGGATGAACGGATCGATCAGGGGCTCGAGGAACTGTCGGATAGCGAGATCATTTTTGCCAAGATGAATAAGGTGGAAAATTACACCGATGATAAGGTAGATGATCCAAAGTCCAAACGCTACTCGATCATTGCCAAGTCCCTCATGGACCGGATCAACGACCTGCGGGCCGAAATCGATCCGGCAACCTTCGATCAGCTCAATATTCGGGAAAATCTGAAGAAGATCATCGACATGGAGAATATCCGGAACCGGGGCTTTAATACCGCGATCAACTCCATCACCTCTATTCTGGATACCTCCAAGATGGGCTATCAGTATATTGAAAACCTCAAGAATGCCCGGGAGCTTATTATTCGGGAATACGAAGATACGGATGTGGCGAACCTTCCCGATGAACGGTACCAGATCCGGCTGAAGTATTACGATAACGCCCAGCTGCAGGAAGAGCGCAAGGCCTACGATGTGCAGATTAAGAGCTTTGAGACCGAAGTGCAGCACCTCTGGGATGTGCTTGAGATGATCTATGAGGACTCCAAGTTCCTTACCCGGATTACGGACTTTAATGACCTCGCGGCCCTCTACAAGAAAAAGATTAAGCGGAAGATTAAGGACCGCACCGGGGATCCTCTCTATGAAGACATTGCCAAGGTGTGGGATGAAGTTTCCTTTATCAAACCCGGCGAGACCGAAGTAGAGCGGATGAACCGAACCTATCTCTACGAAAAAGACAAGATCCGGCATAAGCTGATCATGATGCGGGAAAAGATGAAGACCATGTATGGGTATCAGTATCCCATCCAGCGTCGGGTCATGGAAGAGCGGCTTAACTTCCTGGAAAAGGAATTTAACCGCTTTGATTACATGATTAATCCCTATCATATCCAGCCGGGTCTCTTGCTGGACGTGGATATCACCTCTATCAAGCGGAAAAAGGCAACCCTGGACGGGATGGCGAACGTCCTCAATGAATTCCTCCATGGGGTTTCTAAGGGCTTCCAGGATGCGGCCTTTGCTTCCTTCAGCCGCCGCCGGTCTACGGTACGGCAGGACATTGCCCAGTCCTTTGCAGAGTCTTCGAGCATTAAGGACGCGGTAGATCCGGGTAAAGCCTACCTGGATATGATCAATGCGGAGGAATCGAGCAGCGTGGTTTCTGCTCTGGCGGATTCGGCACCTGCTAAGACCACAGGACGTGGTCGCCCCGCAGCAAAAAAGGAAAGCGCCGCGGTGGTAGATAACACTGGTAAACGAGGACGTCCCCGGCGGAATGCCGAAAAGGGTGATATCCGGGAAGTTTAACCAGTGAATATAAAAATATTGGTGAAACTAATACAAATGGAGAAGTCCTCTGCTGAGGAACTTCTCTAGGAGAAAGAAAGGGAATGTAGAGTGCCAGAGAGGGTTATTTTACGTCCCCTTTTTTGTTAGTGGCCCCTATCCCTATAAGGGCGGAAAAGAATGAGCCGGCCTGCGGGTAAAAAGGGGCCTGTATTAAAAAAAATCCTGAGGAGGTCTTATGGAACAGGTCATGGAAGTTCTTTCAACAAGGGCTGGATTTAATCGGGTAGTGCGGCATATCAAGAGCACGATTTCCTTGGTGGATGCCCTCTCTCAAAAGCAAAACCTGGCGGATTACGTGTATGAACTGGGGACTAAAGGCGAAGAGGTAAGTTCCCAGAGGATAGCCCTGCTTTTGCGGATGCTCCTGGTGGATAAGCTGGGGTATGCCTACGGGGCAGTCAATCTTGAGGATGTTCCAGATTCGCTAAAGACATTGGGAGAGGAATTCCAGAAATGGAAGGCCGTAGACCTGGTGGTGGCCTATTATCATCCTGACATGGATCTCCTCGTGGCAAATCCAAAAGATGAAGATCAATTGCAGCAATTAGAGCCCCTTAAGAAACACGAGTTACTTGTGGTGTATGCGGGTAAATTTGAAAAGGGGTCCGATGAACTCTGTCAAAAAGCGGTAGAAGTTGCCTTGGGCCTTTTTCAAAAAAAGAAGATTGTAATTCCTGAAGCGCTCTATGTGGGCGAATTTGGTATTAAGAAAAAGACTTCTTCTATGCCAAAAGAAACGGCCAAAAAAGAGACGGCTCGGGCCAGCAGTACCCGTAAAAAGAAAGCAACGGAAGGCAAGAAAACGGTGGCCGCGTCTTCTCCCGCGAAAACCCCTGCGCCTGCTACCACCGGTGTGGGACGGCGAATGACTCCCCTCTATTCAGTGGTGGTACAGAACGAATTGTTCCATAATGGTAACGTGGAAGCATGGAAGCGTATCATCGAAAGTTATAAAACGAAGTACCCTGATCTTGAAGTATATATTTATTACGAAGGGGAGCGGATCGTAAATATCAATTCCCTTTTCAAATGGGGGAAGGTAAAACACGGCAGTACTATTCAATTTGCAGTAGCAGGAGAAAATATCCGGGATGTGGCAAAGCTGCAGCGGTACCTTATGCAGGGAGCAAGTCCCCAGTTTGAGGCTTTTCTGAAGGGGCCCGTGAGCACGGTGCTTAAACTTTTTTAAGGCAGGCGAGGACACACCATGGATAATATATATTTTTTTAGTGGTCAGGATAGGCTCCCCAAAACGGTGGATCGAGAACTCCTTGGTATTCGGGGCCGTCAGGCAGTAGAATTTGCGGAACTTGGTTTTCCTATTCTTCCGGGTTTCATTATTGATGCCCGGCTTGCAAGTAAATTGGAATCCGTTGATATTCAGCGGGATATAAAAAAATTACTGGATAAATGTGCTCTTTTCGTGGATAAAAAAATAGGAGATCCTGATAACCCTCTCCTTTTGAAAATTGTGGTTTCTTCGAACCTGGCTATCAGTAACTATCCAACCCTCCATAATTTTGGATTGGTTCGCTCGGTGATCGATGGCTTTGCCCGTTGGGTGGGGAATCAGTTTGCCGCCCATGAGGTTCTTTTCTTAGTCCGGGGCATGCTTAAGATCGAAGAATTACTGGCTATCGCAGAGAACGATACGACCCGCTTGCCTGATGTACAGATGCAACTGCGAAATGTGGAAGGAGAACTCAAGCAGGAGCATCCTGCTCGGGATGCCCTTTCGTATATGAACGAATATGCCCCCTATCTTCCCCTTGGTTTTTTTGACACCGCCGAAGACCAATTGATAAGTGCCCTGCGGCGTATTTCGCGGCTTCTTTCCAAGGATGAACAAAACGATAATGATACGGCCCTGATGGTACAGCCAATGGTGTACGGGAACTATGGCAAAGACTCCTGTTCGGGTTTTTTCTTTTCCCGCAACATTGTAACCGGAGAAAAGAAACTTCAGGGTGAATTCTATCGGGAAAAATTTAATGAAATTGGAGCCCAGGGGCAACCCATAGAAAAGATTGGGATAGATCATCTAAAACAGCTTGAGCAAATAGCCTGGACCCTGGAAGATCGCTTTAAAGAAATTCGTCAGGTCCGTTTTACCGTAGAAAAGGGGAAGCTCTGGCTTATCGAACAGCGACCGGTGGAACAAAAGTCTACCCAGGCGGATATTAAATTGTTGCTGGATCTGGCGAGCCGCAAAGTCGTGGATGAGGCCTACATTGTGAAGGCTATTCAGCCACCGCGGCTCAACGAAATTCTCCATCCGGTGATCGATTTTGCTTCGACCAAGGAACTGCCTAAATACACAGGTGGCATTTCCGGGGCCCCTGGGGCAGCAATTGGTCGGGTGTTTTTTAGTACCGAGGCGCTTCTTGAGGCCCATAAAGTGGCGCTCCAAAAAAATGAGGATGCCCGCTTTATTCTGGTAATGCCCGCTACCTTTGCGGATGATGTTAAGGCCATCGAGGTTGCGACGGGGGTGCTTTCCTGTGAAGGGGGCTATTCGGCCCATGCATCGGTGGTGGCCCGTCAGTACGGAAAGGTGTCGGTGGTGGCGCCGGAAATGAAAATCCGGGGGAAAAAAGCCACGCTGGGGGACCTTTCCTTTGGTGAAGGGGACTACATCACCCTGAATGTTCCCTATTATGGCGAACCATCGGTGTATTTAGGCAAAGCCTCCCTTATTGAACCGGATCCCAAAGAGTCGGGCCTGCTGGAATATATCCAAATTTGTAAGAAATTTGTAAAGCATTTCCATGTCCGGGCCAATGCGGATAGTCCCCGGGATGCGGCTTTGGCTTCTTCCTTTGGGGCCGAAGGGATTGGTTTGTGCCGGACTGAGCACATGTTCTTCCATAAGGATCGGATCAACGTATTCCGGGAGATGATCCTCTCGGATACACCGGCAGAACGGGCGGCGGCCCTTGAAAAATTGGAACCCATGCAGCGGGATGATTTTTATGGCATCTTTAAAGCCATGGCCGGTAAGGAGGTAACGATCCGCTTGCTGGATGCGCCGCTCCATGAATTCCTTCCCCATAACGATGAGGAACTTCAAGCCTTTATGGCATATCTCGAAAAAGCCCGGGGAAAGAAGCCCTCTAAGTCGGAACTCCTTGCCCGGATCGAAGCCCTTGCGGAATTTAACCCCATGCTCGGTCACCGGGGCTGCCGTATCGCCGTCTCTTATCCAGAAATTTACGCCATGCAGGTGCGGGCCATCTTCGAGGCGGCCTACAAACTCCGGGAAGAAAAAATCGATGTGCGGCCAGAAATCATGGTGCCGGTGGTGATGAACGCCTCGGAGGTTAAGCTCATCATTTTTGGGAAAAAGATTGAAGGGAAAAACTATCGCGGGATTGTGGAAATTGAAGAAGAACTGCGGAATCAGCGAGGACTGAAACCCCTTTCCTATCGGGTTGGTACCATGATTGAACTTCCCGCCGCCGCCCTCGGCGCAGGAGAGATTGCCCGGTATGCCCAGTTCTTTAGTTTTGGCACCAACGACCTTACCCAGACAACGCTGGGTATTTCCCGGGATGATTTTACCTCCTTTATGCCCGATTATACCCTGTTCGACCTTTTGGAAGGGAATCCCTTCAGTACCCTGGATCCCCGGGTAAAGGAACTGGTGGCCCTCGCGGTAGAGCGGGG harbors:
- a CDS encoding pallilysin-related adhesin, which gives rise to MKHFRGTSVILVFFAFTAALVVFFALTGSEKEISGPSPSQTGKVITPRIDSEKFLSANTVDTEQLAFEDSNNVKIALSPTELPLSVLTQDFDGDPSEEQLVAYRKNGDAENRVYLMYIDFNETNGNYEKVWSSPTIITRPQTLRLFTKDLLGDRSICAILTGLNDRGEQTITVFHKKEKNSPVAFSKIAELAVDGSIVIKESERTEAYEMGLTRAPSFPISTLSRDLESSNILDQIEVIYNWDPSSGQYVRVGTNRIERKSVVQRQLRNLVDGTPGKVEAFLQGLWYSVQSATSGRRSIYFDPERREIIFYSEGTQEVYSWTNSSPTRYGLYITCQNISITTLKRFIDVNLENGDTITLRIYEDVKIKIGVADSWDGVYQKMTGADRKISQHEEAAPQPLSPWVSEKYEGNEGSLHFNADGTFLWPQGKEIQEGKYLFFQYGSTELLELHPKTGSSPRVVYQVERQKEGKTGTILVLSRVQLSSKGIQTMNLVPLRLRKIEQ
- a CDS encoding bifunctional oligoribonuclease/PAP phosphatase NrnA — encoded protein: MPGSFCLASTNRKGITGLIMEADTQQLQDFIHRFSHFIITTHASPDADGLGAELLLRELLSSLEKEVWILNSDPIPERYLFMDPEGHIKAFKEGVPPFPSEKTGVCIVDTSDEYNIGPIQEVLFQKMENFFIIDHHEPSPLTQLPVYSDTDAAATSEIITDLVRLYNVPISRVGAMAAYAGLVYDTGSFIYPKTTSRTFKTALFLVEAGAVPSEVYQALYETASIGALLLQKKVLSTLEIQGDGHVALQYMTKEDLLETGAAYEDAEHFINLPLKSRDIEVSIFIKQNLDGVIRCSFRSKGAINVASIAQGFGGGGHKNAAGFKSSDNLEETRQKVLQRVLPLFKG
- a CDS encoding VWA domain-containing protein, whose amino-acid sequence is MRRKWWYKAFAGCFWGLFCLSILFPIRLLAEDSRTKNVRIMFLIDTSPAMGNSFGPMIAFLKGFLKEIGVPGDRIGITPITASPQSIGEVSLTSQEDLSKIFNLLDSIQPRPEEANYRAALEISRQFFRKYYQREDDVVFTILIMGTSGGNRTHSTEAQLQRYLQYSVVEDHPGWKLVILSEQTGEKARQATQEYARFLLSRQHQP
- the cfpA gene encoding cytoplasmic filament protein CfpA, whose amino-acid sequence is MGAIDLPKSPNVFHPEKPSAVGSRNSLAQEYRDQQKEVNQLLEEETNKVLHHLQAKLPKEVLERLDVMGGLKEKLYNYFNQNYQNMFNRYIVTAEDEMVKKIRNYIDKEETKVLARYTPKEIADLLDQVGGADKFNTGEIEKSIVNMYGHLQGHIQRGVNDLENLTNSLLRQKTDVGAFIRGENAYSVVKCAFKDNITKPKTVCDVKLSVNILDSELISPIFHYQVTVEYLIKDLLSKHIMDCIDKEIEKLKDERIDQGLEELSDSEIIFAKMNKVENYTDDKVDDPKSKRYSIIAKSLMDRINDLRAEIDPATFDQLNIRENLKKIIDMENIRNRGFNTAINSITSILDTSKMGYQYIENLKNARELIIREYEDTDVANLPDERYQIRLKYYDNAQLQEERKAYDVQIKSFETEVQHLWDVLEMIYEDSKFLTRITDFNDLAALYKKKIKRKIKDRTGDPLYEDIAKVWDEVSFIKPGETEVERMNRTYLYEKDKIRHKLIMMREKMKTMYGYQYPIQRRVMEERLNFLEKEFNRFDYMINPYHIQPGLLLDVDITSIKRKKATLDGMANVLNEFLHGVSKGFQDAAFASFSRRRSTVRQDIAQSFAESSSIKDAVDPGKAYLDMINAEESSSVVSALADSAPAKTTGRGRPAAKKESAAVVDNTGKRGRPRRNAEKGDIREV
- a CDS encoding putative PEP-binding protein — protein: MDNIYFFSGQDRLPKTVDRELLGIRGRQAVEFAELGFPILPGFIIDARLASKLESVDIQRDIKKLLDKCALFVDKKIGDPDNPLLLKIVVSSNLAISNYPTLHNFGLVRSVIDGFARWVGNQFAAHEVLFLVRGMLKIEELLAIAENDTTRLPDVQMQLRNVEGELKQEHPARDALSYMNEYAPYLPLGFFDTAEDQLISALRRISRLLSKDEQNDNDTALMVQPMVYGNYGKDSCSGFFFSRNIVTGEKKLQGEFYREKFNEIGAQGQPIEKIGIDHLKQLEQIAWTLEDRFKEIRQVRFTVEKGKLWLIEQRPVEQKSTQADIKLLLDLASRKVVDEAYIVKAIQPPRLNEILHPVIDFASTKELPKYTGGISGAPGAAIGRVFFSTEALLEAHKVALQKNEDARFILVMPATFADDVKAIEVATGVLSCEGGYSAHASVVARQYGKVSVVAPEMKIRGKKATLGDLSFGEGDYITLNVPYYGEPSVYLGKASLIEPDPKESGLLEYIQICKKFVKHFHVRANADSPRDAALASSFGAEGIGLCRTEHMFFHKDRINVFREMILSDTPAERAAALEKLEPMQRDDFYGIFKAMAGKEVTIRLLDAPLHEFLPHNDEELQAFMAYLEKARGKKPSKSELLARIEALAEFNPMLGHRGCRIAVSYPEIYAMQVRAIFEAAYKLREEKIDVRPEIMVPVVMNASEVKLIIFGKKIEGKNYRGIVEIEEELRNQRGLKPLSYRVGTMIELPAAALGAGEIARYAQFFSFGTNDLTQTTLGISRDDFTSFMPDYTLFDLLEGNPFSTLDPRVKELVALAVERGKMTRPDLVCGLCGEHGANPANVRFCMEAGLDYVSCSSYSVPIALLAVAQAELERTAVKG